The proteins below come from a single Candidatus Methylomirabilis limnetica genomic window:
- a CDS encoding type II toxin-antitoxin system PemK/MazF family toxin — MKRGEVYWASLSPRSGSEQQGTRPVIVVSHDAFNQTPGWRSVIVVPISTSGSQARRGPTTVLLPAGAGGLKKDSVALCHQVTTLDRSKLTSLAGILPPELLAQVGDGLRIAQDLP, encoded by the coding sequence GTGAAGCGAGGCGAGGTGTATTGGGCCAGCCTTTCCCCACGATCCGGATCCGAACAACAAGGCACCCGGCCGGTCATTGTTGTGTCGCACGATGCGTTTAACCAGACCCCAGGGTGGCGATCCGTCATTGTGGTCCCCATTTCCACATCCGGCTCCCAGGCGCGACGTGGACCGACCACCGTGCTGCTCCCGGCAGGAGCAGGCGGCCTGAAGAAAGACAGTGTCGCGCTCTGCCACCAAGTGACGACGCTTGATCGAAGTAAGTTGACCTCGCTTGCCGGGATACTTCCACCCGAACTTCTCGCCCAAGTCGGTGACGGTTTAAGAATTGCGCAGGATCTGCCATAG
- a CDS encoding ATP-binding protein, whose amino-acid sequence MTRAIPRELKEALTEKLAESLAGPLPEATPRRVYGTVALPGKVSAVIGMRRAGKTTFLHQLRRERLERGTPREHLPYVNFEDERFAGLEAGQLGFLVEEHGRRFPEARARATVTWCFDEIQVVPGWERFVRRLLDAGGCEVIVTGSSAALLSREIATALRGRAWEVPLYPFSFAEALRHRGQALPADSAFLTGEERARIERAFADWLVTGGFPEAQGLDGAARRQLLRDYVDVAMLRDVVERHGVSNVTGLRWLVRHLLGNAAAHFSVEKFYAALKSQGMAISKDTVHQLLAHLDDCFLVRLVWMESASERQRMVNPRKAYPVDSALIAVFDRSGRANSGHALETAVMIELERRRCAVTYVRTPAGYEVDFLVRGAEGEMDLIQVCADASDPATAERELRALAEAGQIYPGARLRLLTLTRDGAPAEVPSGILVQPAYEWLLEIVKID is encoded by the coding sequence ATGACCCGAGCGATCCCCCGGGAGCTGAAGGAAGCCCTGACCGAGAAGCTGGCGGAGTCGCTCGCCGGGCCGCTGCCAGAGGCGACACCGCGGCGGGTGTACGGTACGGTGGCCCTGCCCGGCAAGGTGAGCGCCGTGATCGGCATGCGGCGCGCGGGCAAGACCACGTTCCTCCACCAGTTGCGTCGCGAGCGCCTGGAACGGGGCACGCCCCGGGAACACCTGCCCTACGTGAACTTCGAGGACGAGCGGTTCGCGGGCCTCGAAGCGGGCCAGCTCGGTTTTCTGGTAGAGGAGCACGGCCGCCGGTTCCCCGAGGCACGCGCGCGGGCGACCGTCACCTGGTGCTTCGACGAGATCCAGGTCGTTCCTGGCTGGGAGCGGTTCGTCCGCCGGTTGCTGGATGCGGGCGGCTGCGAAGTGATCGTGACCGGATCCTCGGCGGCGCTCCTGTCGCGCGAGATCGCGACGGCGCTGCGCGGGCGCGCATGGGAAGTGCCGCTCTACCCATTCAGCTTCGCCGAGGCACTGCGCCACCGCGGACAGGCCCTCCCCGCCGATTCCGCCTTTCTCACCGGGGAGGAGCGCGCTCGAATCGAGCGGGCCTTCGCAGACTGGCTCGTCACCGGCGGCTTCCCCGAGGCCCAGGGTCTCGACGGCGCCGCGCGGCGCCAGTTGCTGCGCGACTACGTGGATGTGGCCATGCTGCGCGATGTGGTGGAACGCCACGGGGTGAGCAACGTGACGGGGCTGCGCTGGCTGGTGCGCCACCTGCTCGGCAACGCGGCCGCGCACTTCAGCGTGGAGAAGTTCTACGCGGCGCTGAAGAGCCAGGGCATGGCCATCTCCAAGGACACAGTACACCAGTTGCTGGCTCATCTCGACGACTGTTTCCTGGTGCGGCTGGTCTGGATGGAGTCGGCCTCGGAGCGCCAGCGGATGGTCAATCCGCGCAAGGCCTACCCGGTGGACTCGGCGCTGATCGCGGTATTCGATCGCAGCGGACGCGCCAACAGCGGGCACGCCCTCGAGACGGCGGTAATGATCGAGCTCGAGCGGCGACGCTGCGCCGTGACCTATGTGCGCACGCCGGCCGGCTACGAAGTGGATTTCCTCGTACGCGGGGCGGAAGGCGAGATGGATCTGATCCAGGTGTGCGCCGACGCCAGCGATCCGGCGACGGCCGAGCGGGAGTTGCGGGCACTCGCCGAGGCCGGTCAGATCTACCCGGGTGCGCGGCTGCGGCTGCTGACGCTGACCCGCGACGGGGCACCTGCCGAGGTGCCTTCCGGCATCCTCGTGCAGCCCGCGTACGAATGGCTGCTCGAGATTGTGAAAATCGACTAA
- a CDS encoding DEAD/DEAH box helicase gives MIVVHSGVYDGRVLLWGETSAQSDAVLPTRRRGRKPEVSHPPSLPYDPEAKGLSAALMEAGFSFAADKKRIETVIAWMPTMDKQPVASSPLIAEPPKSRAKPILTPWTVTTLPLSPEQAVEVLCACVGKQTLAPGVVVGSDLAFWATAMRFAAALVARQQFLPGVTDDTGTYRARWGPVFAGPDADRLATLAKAMPHICRALTRESVLPPETPSRSVLCDFIDGIVDYLVRSPLQACGDKPALLTQPSPIKSGLGRKKQTSTPSARLRACPGLDPGTGFDSVHDQWLYALRSPHGIMEGDAAALAQFAVQVREWQHPIAVSTATPFRLCFRLEEPEGNGDDSGAWYVRYLLQAADDPSLLIPAKDAWNAKGPQASILRSGGFKAREYLLSSLGQVSGISSHIEASLKTAAPGGYELDSTGAHGFLINSAAVLEQAGVGVLLPAWWTRKGTKLRLTARAHVKSPKMQGGGGLSLDSIVQFDWQIALGGERLSLEELKVLARLKQPLVKVRGQWVQMNAEEIRTALDFWKKAAGHATAREIVRMALGAGKAPDGIAFEGVTATGWIADLLSSLDGRAAFESLPAPDGFQGTLRPYQMRGYSWLAFLRRWGLGACLADDMGLGKTIMALALIQRDWEADDKRPVLLVCPTSVVGNWQKEAAGFTPDLPVMVHHGIARTKGAELKTKAQKQALVISSYALLHRDFETLKEVPWSGVILDEAQNIKNPETKQAKAARALKAGYRIALTGTPVENNIGDLWSIIEFLNPGFLGTQSEFKRTFFVPIQANRDQEAVKHLKGLTGPFILRRLKTDKSIITDLPEKMEMKVFCTLTREQASLYAAVVKDATSKLNSSKGIQRKGVVLATLSKLKQVCNHPAQLLGDNSAIPGRSGKLARLTEMLEEIIQVGDRALVFSQFAEMGDILRRHLQEVFGREVLFLHGGVSQPQRNRMVERFQAGGDGPQIFLLSLKAGGVGLNLTRANHVFHFDRWWNPAVENQATDRVFRIGQTKNVQVHKFLCVGTLEEKIDEMIERKQEIAEGVVGTGEGWLTELSTTALKDLFTLRKEAIGE, from the coding sequence ATGATCGTTGTGCATTCCGGAGTCTATGATGGCCGAGTGCTTCTCTGGGGCGAAACGTCTGCACAATCGGATGCTGTTCTTCCCACTAGGCGGCGCGGCCGAAAGCCGGAGGTCTCCCACCCCCCATCTCTTCCCTATGATCCCGAGGCCAAGGGGCTATCGGCGGCTCTGATGGAAGCGGGATTCAGCTTCGCAGCCGACAAAAAACGGATCGAGACCGTGATCGCCTGGATGCCCACCATGGACAAACAGCCGGTTGCATCCAGCCCCTTGATCGCTGAGCCGCCGAAGTCCCGCGCCAAACCCATCCTGACACCCTGGACGGTGACGACGCTTCCCCTTTCTCCCGAACAAGCAGTCGAGGTTCTATGCGCCTGCGTGGGCAAGCAGACGTTGGCGCCGGGCGTAGTCGTCGGAAGCGATCTGGCGTTTTGGGCGACGGCCATGCGCTTCGCCGCAGCGCTCGTGGCCCGGCAGCAATTTCTTCCCGGAGTGACCGACGACACTGGAACCTATCGCGCCCGCTGGGGGCCGGTCTTTGCCGGACCAGATGCCGACCGACTGGCCACGCTCGCCAAGGCCATGCCTCACATCTGTCGGGCGTTGACTCGTGAGAGCGTCTTGCCGCCGGAGACGCCGTCACGATCTGTGCTCTGCGACTTCATCGATGGGATTGTTGATTACCTCGTCCGCTCCCCGCTTCAAGCATGCGGGGACAAGCCTGCGCTCCTGACGCAGCCCTCACCGATCAAGTCAGGACTTGGGCGCAAGAAGCAGACGTCCACCCCTTCGGCTAGGCTCAGAGCCTGCCCCGGACTCGATCCGGGGACAGGCTTCGACAGCGTTCACGACCAGTGGCTGTACGCCCTGCGGTCCCCTCATGGGATTATGGAGGGCGACGCGGCGGCGCTGGCGCAGTTTGCCGTTCAGGTTCGCGAATGGCAACACCCGATCGCCGTCTCTACGGCCACCCCATTCCGGCTCTGCTTCCGCCTGGAGGAGCCCGAAGGCAACGGAGATGATAGTGGTGCGTGGTATGTCCGTTATCTGCTGCAGGCTGCTGACGATCCCAGCCTGCTCATCCCGGCGAAAGACGCCTGGAACGCCAAGGGGCCTCAGGCGTCGATTCTAAGAAGCGGCGGGTTCAAAGCTCGGGAATATCTGCTGTCGTCCCTGGGCCAGGTTTCGGGGATCTCCTCACACATCGAGGCCAGCCTGAAGACAGCCGCCCCGGGCGGTTACGAACTGGATTCAACCGGCGCCCATGGATTCCTTATCAACTCAGCAGCGGTGCTGGAACAGGCGGGTGTTGGGGTCCTGCTGCCGGCATGGTGGACGCGTAAGGGAACAAAGCTGCGCCTGACCGCCCGCGCTCATGTGAAGAGCCCCAAGATGCAAGGAGGCGGTGGGCTGTCCCTTGATTCGATTGTCCAGTTCGACTGGCAAATAGCCCTCGGTGGCGAGCGGCTCTCCCTCGAAGAACTCAAGGTCCTGGCGCGCCTCAAGCAGCCCCTGGTCAAGGTGCGCGGCCAGTGGGTACAGATGAACGCCGAGGAGATCCGTACAGCGCTTGATTTCTGGAAGAAGGCCGCAGGTCACGCTACCGCACGCGAGATTGTCCGGATGGCCTTGGGTGCGGGGAAGGCGCCGGACGGCATCGCTTTCGAGGGCGTCACCGCCACAGGCTGGATCGCCGACCTGCTGTCCTCATTGGACGGGCGCGCCGCGTTTGAGTCTCTGCCCGCGCCGGACGGATTCCAGGGAACGCTGCGTCCGTACCAGATGCGTGGCTATTCATGGCTGGCCTTCCTGCGGCGCTGGGGGCTGGGAGCGTGTCTGGCGGACGATATGGGACTCGGCAAAACCATTATGGCGCTGGCACTGATTCAACGGGACTGGGAAGCAGACGACAAACGGCCGGTGCTGCTGGTCTGCCCGACGTCTGTTGTCGGCAACTGGCAGAAAGAAGCCGCCGGCTTCACGCCCGATCTGCCCGTCATGGTCCACCACGGCATTGCCAGAACGAAAGGCGCTGAGTTGAAGACGAAGGCGCAAAAGCAGGCCCTGGTCATCTCCAGCTACGCACTCCTGCACCGGGATTTCGAGACCCTGAAAGAGGTGCCTTGGTCCGGCGTGATCCTCGACGAGGCGCAAAACATCAAGAACCCGGAGACCAAACAGGCGAAGGCCGCGCGGGCGCTAAAGGCAGGCTATCGCATTGCGCTCACCGGCACCCCTGTAGAGAACAACATCGGCGATCTATGGTCCATCATCGAGTTCCTCAACCCAGGCTTCCTCGGCACGCAGAGCGAGTTCAAGCGGACGTTCTTCGTCCCCATCCAGGCCAACCGCGACCAGGAGGCGGTGAAGCATCTGAAAGGCCTGACCGGGCCGTTCATCCTGCGGCGGCTCAAGACTGATAAGTCCATCATCACCGATTTGCCAGAGAAGATGGAGATGAAGGTTTTCTGCACGCTGACCAGGGAGCAGGCGTCGCTCTACGCCGCCGTGGTCAAAGACGCCACCTCCAAGCTGAACTCTTCCAAGGGCATCCAGCGCAAGGGTGTGGTGTTGGCGACGCTGTCGAAGCTCAAGCAGGTCTGCAACCACCCGGCGCAGTTGCTGGGTGACAACTCCGCGATCCCCGGACGCTCGGGTAAGTTAGCCCGTTTAACCGAAATGCTGGAGGAGATTATCCAGGTCGGGGACCGTGCGCTGGTCTTCTCGCAGTTCGCCGAGATGGGCGACATCCTCCGACGGCACCTGCAAGAGGTGTTCGGACGCGAGGTGCTCTTCCTGCATGGAGGGGTCTCACAGCCGCAGCGAAACCGCATGGTCGAGCGCTTCCAGGCCGGCGGTGACGGCCCGCAGATCTTTCTCCTGTCCCTCAAGGCCGGCGGCGTCGGCTTGAACCTGACACGCGCCAACCACGTCTTCCACTTCGACCGCTGGTGGAACCCGGCGGTGGAGAACCAGGCAACCGACCGCGTCTTTCGCATCGGCCAGACCAAAAACGTTCAGGTCCACAAGTTCCTCTGTGTGGGAACCCTGGAAGAGAAGATCGACGAGATGATCGAGCGCAAGCAGGAGATCGCTGAGGGGGTAGTTGGGACGGGAGAGGGCTGGCTGACCGAACTTTCAACTACTGCACTCAAGGACCTCTTCACGCTACGAAAAGAAGCGATAGGGGAATAG
- a CDS encoding SWIM zinc finger family protein, producing the protein MAWRRYHDYGYFPPSRPREAKGGIKAHSQRGTFGESWWAKRWIAVLEGFQIGARLGRGRSYARQGQVLSIDIDKGTVKAKVQGSRSTPYDITIQVKALSAANWQKLIGALSQQAIFAAKLMAGEMPQEIEQAFKGVGLSLFPEQLQDLGTDCSCPDWSNPCKHIAAVYYLLGEEFHRDPFVIFKLRGKSREELIGLLGATGGKTTKIDTRRKSTPTVTGAKVPLPPEPLAADISSFWNGSSLPEELFGEVRVPSVPAALLKRLGGFPFWRGEERFQGAVEPIYTQASPRGLEIFLTWR; encoded by the coding sequence ATGGCTTGGCGACGGTATCATGACTATGGATACTTCCCGCCTTCGCGCCCGCGGGAGGCCAAGGGCGGGATCAAGGCTCACTCCCAACGCGGTACGTTTGGGGAAAGCTGGTGGGCCAAGCGATGGATTGCTGTGCTGGAGGGCTTCCAGATCGGCGCTCGGTTGGGCCGGGGCCGCTCCTACGCCCGCCAGGGCCAGGTCCTCTCCATCGATATCGACAAGGGGACGGTCAAGGCGAAGGTGCAGGGATCCCGGTCCACGCCTTACGACATCACGATCCAGGTCAAGGCGCTATCGGCCGCCAACTGGCAGAAGTTGATCGGGGCGCTGTCTCAGCAGGCCATCTTTGCGGCCAAGCTTATGGCCGGAGAGATGCCACAAGAGATCGAGCAGGCGTTCAAGGGCGTGGGGCTGTCGCTCTTCCCTGAACAGCTTCAAGACCTTGGTACGGACTGCTCCTGCCCGGACTGGTCGAATCCCTGCAAACATATCGCGGCGGTCTATTATCTGTTGGGTGAGGAGTTCCACCGCGACCCGTTTGTCATCTTCAAGCTGCGCGGGAAGAGCCGAGAGGAGCTGATCGGGCTCTTAGGCGCTACCGGTGGAAAAACCACCAAAATAGACACCCGGAGAAAGTCCACCCCCACCGTGACGGGAGCAAAGGTCCCCCTGCCACCAGAGCCACTTGCTGCAGACATCTCCAGCTTTTGGAACGGTAGCAGCCTGCCTGAGGAGCTGTTTGGCGAGGTCCGGGTGCCGTCTGTGCCTGCGGCGTTGCTCAAGCGGCTGGGCGGCTTCCCTTTTTGGCGGGGTGAAGAACGATTCCAGGGGGCCGTCGAGCCGATCTACACCCAGGCGTCACCACGCGGCCTGGAGATCTTTCTCACGTGGAGATGA
- a CDS encoding nucleotidyltransferase family protein has product MSVKIDIPKKKIAEFCRRNRIRRLAFFGSVLRDDFGPDSDVDVLVEFESSARVGLITLSGMEIDLSRLLERKVEIHTVKGLNPYFRDEVLQAAEAQYEQA; this is encoded by the coding sequence ATGAGCGTGAAAATTGATATTCCCAAAAAGAAGATTGCCGAGTTTTGCCGGCGCAACCGGATTCGCCGGCTGGCGTTTTTCGGGTCGGTGCTGCGCGACGATTTCGGGCCCGACAGCGACGTGGACGTCCTGGTCGAATTCGAATCCAGCGCGCGGGTGGGCCTGATTACGCTGTCGGGAATGGAGATCGATTTGAGCCGGCTGCTGGAACGCAAGGTGGAAATACACACGGTCAAGGGCTTGAACCCGTACTTCCGGGATGAAGTATTGCAGGCGGCGGAGGCGCAATATGAGCAAGCATGA
- a CDS encoding HepT-like ribonuclease domain-containing protein — protein sequence MSKHDDQVSLKDMLSHAREAVDLLGGSIREELAANRVLQLALTQLVEIIGEAANRMSQPTQSRHPEIPWLQIIGMRNRLVHGYDVIDFDLLWDTITTDLPPLIDALQEIVEDA from the coding sequence ATGAGCAAGCATGACGATCAGGTGAGCCTCAAGGATATGCTCAGTCACGCTCGCGAAGCCGTCGACTTGCTGGGCGGCTCGATTCGGGAGGAATTGGCTGCCAATCGTGTGCTGCAACTGGCGCTGACGCAGTTGGTGGAGATCATCGGCGAGGCTGCCAATCGCATGTCTCAACCGACACAATCGCGTCACCCGGAGATACCGTGGCTCCAGATTATTGGCATGCGTAACCGGCTTGTTCATGGGTACGATGTCATCGACTTCGATTTGCTCTGGGACACCATCACCACTGATCTGCCCCCGCTCATCGACGCGTTGCAAGAGATCGTGGAGGATGCCTGA